The proteins below are encoded in one region of Halichoerus grypus chromosome X, mHalGry1.hap1.1, whole genome shotgun sequence:
- the UXT gene encoding protein UXT isoform X1, protein MATPPKRRALESTGEKVLRYEAFICDVLQRDLRKVLDHRDKVYEQLAKYLQLRNVIERLQEANPSELYMQVDLGCNFFVDTVVPDTSRIYVALGYGFFLELTLAEALKFIDRKSNLLTELSDSLTKDSMNIKAHIHMLLEGLRELQGLQNFPETPHH, encoded by the exons ATGGCGACGCCCCCTAAACGGCGGGCCCTGGAATCCACAGGGGAGAAAGTGCTGCGCTATGAGGCCTTCATCTGTGACGTGCTACAGCGGGACCTGCG AAAAGTGCTGGACCATCGTGACAAGGTATATGAGCAGCTGGCCAAATACCTTCAACTGAGAAATGTCATTGAGCGACTTCAG GAAGCTAACCCCTCGGAGTTATATATGCAGGTGGATTTGGGCTGTAACTTCTTCGTTGACACAGTTGT CCCAGACACTTCACGAATCTACGTGGCCCTTGGATATGGTTTTTTCCTGGAGTTGACACTGGCAGAAGCTCTCAAGTTCATTGATCGTAAGAGCAATCTCCTCACAGA aCTCAGCGACAGCCTCACCAAGGACTCCATGAATATCAAGGCCCATATCCACATGTTGCTAGAG GGGCTTAGAGAACTACAAGGCCTGCAGAATTTCCCGGAGACACCTCACCATTGA
- the UXT gene encoding protein UXT isoform X2: MNILKGWKIFLGKVLDHRDKVYEQLAKYLQLRNVIERLQEANPSELYMQVDLGCNFFVDTVVPDTSRIYVALGYGFFLELTLAEALKFIDRKSNLLTELSDSLTKDSMNIKAHIHMLLEGLRELQGLQNFPETPHH; the protein is encoded by the exons ATGAACATTCTAAAGGGATGGAAGATTTTTCTAGG AAAAGTGCTGGACCATCGTGACAAGGTATATGAGCAGCTGGCCAAATACCTTCAACTGAGAAATGTCATTGAGCGACTTCAG GAAGCTAACCCCTCGGAGTTATATATGCAGGTGGATTTGGGCTGTAACTTCTTCGTTGACACAGTTGT CCCAGACACTTCACGAATCTACGTGGCCCTTGGATATGGTTTTTTCCTGGAGTTGACACTGGCAGAAGCTCTCAAGTTCATTGATCGTAAGAGCAATCTCCTCACAGA aCTCAGCGACAGCCTCACCAAGGACTCCATGAATATCAAGGCCCATATCCACATGTTGCTAGAG GGGCTTAGAGAACTACAAGGCCTGCAGAATTTCCCGGAGACACCTCACCATTGA